cagcccgtatcagggggttcggcacgccccacaggactccccgcgGGACttggtcaaacgccttctccaagtccacaaaacacatgtagaccggttgggcgaactcccgtgcaccctcgaggaccctgccgggggtgtagagctggtccactgttccacggtcaggacaaaaaccacactgctcctcctgaacctGAGATTCGACTTGCCGACGGACCCCCCTCTCCGGCACCCCTCTTTTTGTTGTGGTCTTGGGCAAGTGTGGCTTTGTTTCgtattggtgtttttatttgggATCATGGGGAAGAATTCATCGGTCCTGCTTGCCCCATCCCCATTTCAAATTCAGAATTTGGCCTTCTTGTTGGTTCCTacagtttgttttgaaataaactTGTAAACTTACTGAGTGATGATCGAACCCACACACGGTCTGTCAGACGAGTGAACCATAAAACCAGTGACTCCATAACATTTAAGTGGGTCTTCAAACACTTTGTGATGAACTGAGCGCAATATTTCAATGCACAGAACATCAGATACATTTATGTACGCTACATCTAAAAGCCCCTAAACATTAGAACTAGACTCCAGAACGCAACGCTGATATATTTGCATTTGCTTTTCATACACTCCATTTAAAAAGGAGCCGAGTTGGACTGCAGTCGAGCCGTAGAACCTCCTTTCCTGTCACTTCTCCAATTTCCGTCTGTCTTAACAGAAACGTCCCACCGAAATGTCAAAGCAGACGAGCTCGTAGCGCTGCCATTGCGACCTTTGTCATTTCGTTAAAAGTGCGGCTGAGGCGTCCAACAAACCTGTTTCTCCGTCGGAGGCGTCGAACCCGTCGAACCCGGGCCCCGACGGTCTCTCGAAACGCGTCGACGCCGGAGCTCAGAGAATAGAAAGACTTAGCAGCGGAACATTGGAGGAACCGTCGACGAATTGTGCTCGAGCGTCAAACACGCGAACGAGCCATTTACGTCCAAGCACAAGCGCAAACAGCGGCGCGAGAAAGCGAGGAATTGAGAGGCGCGCGACTCCACGTCACCTCAGAAAAAGACATAGAACGAACGCTCGCGTCGGTGTTCCGGAGTGGGCggagaaacaaaaacagaacgCAAGCCTCCGTTTTACTTCCCTCCTTTATGACATGTATGCAAGCCCGCTCGCGGACAgcttgaaaacaacaacaacaacaacaacaaccaggtATTACGGCCATATGCTACCAATCGTTCAGATTCAGAATTTGCATGAGGCGTCAACCTGCTGCCAACGACCATGAACTGTTTGCCGGATTTCCTTGTTGCTCCAATGACCAATCAAACGCACCCTTGTTATAACAAGTCACGTGAATGCACATGAACGCATCGCTGGGAAGTCTCGCCATTGACATGAATATGAAAACGGGTAGATCTGACACGCCCCTTCGAGCTGCGTGCCGACGGCGACGCTAAACTAGTGCGGGCATAATGCCAGCGCATTCCATTGGCGTGAACGTCAAGTAACCCGAAATAGCAAGGATGCCTGAATCGTTAGCTGCACTCGGTTGCACACGACGCCGTACAATCACAACAGGGGAACTGGAAATAATCCTTCATtagataaaaatattttggggggattttatcaaatgttttgtattgatCACACGTTTTTTAGCCTTGAAAAATCAGTAAGTCTCATAACATTGGTTGAGAAATAACAAGTTATGCATGATGTTCAACGTCCATGCTTCACCATTGATGGGAATATTGCCCCCACCAATGTGGCCGCTACGTAGGCATGTTGCTTAGCCCTActgctgtggggggggggggggaccctgGGAAAACTATTTTTGGCTAGATATCTGTGACGTTGTTCCGCTCGATAGGTCGATTGCTCATGCCTGCTACCTCATGTCCCGCGAAATCGACTCACATCCTTGGCGGTAGACGCATCGCGACACTTGCAAATTCTTGTACGTGTTTGGTGACTAGTCAAACTTTACATTGTAATTTGTATCCGTTGTTGTTGCCTTTGCGGTTCACTATTCTTTAACAAAATGTTATTGAGTTATCACGCTGACCTGACGGAAATAAGTGCGTTCCCTTACCGAATCGGGGATTTGAATGCAACTTTGTAAATGTACGTGCTTGTGATATGTTAGCTTGTTGTATATGACAGGCTGGGATTAGAAGTTACAGTCAAGAATATCAGAACGGTAGTCACTCTGATTGTTtcgattgttgttgtgtttattcCTAGAGCTTCGGAGTTTTGAATTGAACGCGACACGACCACAATGGGCATACACGGGCTCGCCAAACTCATTGCTGACCAGGCTCCGAATGCCATAAAAGAGCAAGACTTCAAGAATTACTTCGGTAAATCATGTAATCTCTTATGTTGAGAACCATTAAATATTCCGTGATTATGATGGCTGAACAAGGCCAAGTACAAAAAGAGACATCTGTGGCCGTATTTTGATTCCCCAGGCCGCAAAATTGCTGTCGATGCCTCCATGTGCATCTACCAGTTCCTTATTGCTGTGCGACAGGATGGCAACGTGCTGCAGAATGAGGATGGAGAGACCACCAGGTACAGCGACTTGCGTGTTGGCAAATGTTTGCTGAATAATTGATGTCATCCACGCAAGAAACGGGCAACTTTAGCGGAATCATTCTtcaagacaaattccttgtgtgtcttggaaCACACTCGGCCAGTAAAGcgcattctgattctgattctgattctgatttctcaCTGCAAAAGTCCAGACCTGAAAATGCTTCGATATGCGGAGCCACTGGCCAACCTgtcaaaaaatatcaaaattgcaTATTTCCGTTTTCTTTTCACAACCTTCATTTGTGGTTTTGCaaatataatgttttgtttttccacgaAAACAGTCATCCTTGTGTGTACCATCAATTCAACTATTTGAATCCCACTAAAGGGCAACAATGCATAAACATGAACAAATGTATTCCCCCAAAGACAGAAATACAAGTtgatttttaaacacacatcAAAACCCTTAAAACAGttcacatttaaatacaaagaaCACCAATAActtatagtgggtacggaaagtattcagaccaccgtcattgcccacgtgagcattgaagtcccccagcagaacgatggagtccccagcgggagcggatctccagcaccccctccgaggactccaaaaagggcggGCGCTCTGtattgctgtttggtgcagaggcacaaacagcagtcaggcgctctccttcgagccccacctccatgCCTGGGTCCAGAggggggggccccagtgacccgcgtccgggcaagggaaaacctcTGCCTGATTTGTTTAtatattgcagccgtttgctgaaatcatttaagttcatatttttcctcattaatgtacacacagcagcccatattgacagaacaaaaatggaattgttgacatttttccagattgatgaaaaaagaaaacctgaaatatcacacagccagaagtattcagacccttgacTGCggcactcatatatttaacacgGGTGCTTTCCATGTCTTCTGATCATGCTTGAGatggttcttcaccttcattggagtccagctgtgtttgattatactgattgaacttaatgaggaaagccacacccctgtctatataagaccttacagctcacagtgcacgtcagagcaaatgagaatcaggaggtcaaaggaactgcccgaagagctcagagacagaattgtggcaaggcacagatctggccgaggttacaaaaaaaaaatgtccgctccacttaaggttcccaagagcacagtggcctctgTAATCCCGAAATGGAcgatgtttgggacgatcagaacctttcctagagctggccgtccggccgaaCGGAGTAATCGGCGGAGAAAAGCCTTggtgagaggtaaagaagaacccaatgaTCATTggggctgagctccagagattcaGTCAGGAGCTGTGCAaaagttctcgaaagtcaaccatcgctgcagccctccaccagtcggggctttatggcagagtgcccgacggaagcctctcctcagtgcgagacacatgaaagcctgcatggaatttgctaaaaaaaaacacctgaaggactccaagacggtaagaaataagattctctgttctgatgagaccaagatagaactttttggccttaattctaagcggtatgtgtggagaaaaccaggcactgcccATCACCTGTGAAGcgcggtggtggcagcatcatgctgtgggggtgtttttcagccgcAGGGACTGGAcaaccggttgcaatcgaaggaaagatgaatgcggccaagtagagggatatcctggacgaaaaccttctccagagggctcaggacctcagactgggcccaaggttcaccttccaacaagacaatgactctaagcacacagctaagataatgaaggagtggcttcagaacaactctgtgactgttattgaatggcccagccagagccctgacctaaacccaattgagcatctttggagagacctgaaaatagctgcccaccaacattcaccatccaacctggcagaactggagaggatgcccaaatccagatgtgaaaaactgaaaaatgttgcatcattcccaaaaagactcatggctgcattagctcaaaagggggcttcgactaaatactgagcaaagggtctgactaCTTCTGgccgtgtgatatttcagtgtttcttttttgaataaatcagcaaaacagttttttttttcctctcaatatggggtgctgattgtacattgaggggggaaaaaaatgaacttcaatgattttagcaaatggctgcaatataacatttCAGGGTGCCCGAAGACTTTCCGTACCGACTGTATATCGGGGTGATTGTAGATCGTCTCTGCCCAAGGTTCCAAAGCAAGAGCGAACACTGATGGATTGAGAACACATCCCTGTGGAGTTCCTCTGCTAAGATTCCACTGGGTGGCCGGCGTTTGGTTTGCAACTATTCTGAAAAAACTATTATTATAACTGCGGAGGTCGACGCAAGTTCATGTTCGAGGGGAAAACTCGCCCACCCCAGAAAAAGATTATTcgaataaataaagcaaataccacaagttaataaaaacaaagagcaaaacttgctttgaataatgtcattttcattagaCTTTTCTCGAcgaaatgtttttggggggggtcgaGTCGTATCAGAAACGGTATCTTTGTGGAAAGAAACCCTTCTCGGTTTTATCTTAAGGCAATATGGCCCAGCCTTAGTGATAGCACAGTAGTTGTCCATTGCTCCGGCACTTTTGCTTGTGCTTCTCGTTTCCAGCCACCTCATGGGAATGTTCTACAGGACCATCCGCATGCTCGAACATGGCATTAAACCCGTGTACGTGTTCGATGGCAAGCCCCCACAGCTCAAGTCGGGAGAGGTTTGTGTGCGCCTGCGCTCTTGTTGTTGTGTTACGTAAAAGTCCCATTCATCGGAACCAAGAGAGATCACACACACGAGCATGAATACACGCTTAGAGTTTATTTCTTGatttcttgatttattttaaagcaTTATCTTTGTCTCACGGTAGCATGTCTGCGTGACATTTatgaaaacatgcacgttagatTCCTGATGACTGGtctaaattgttgtttgtctacacgtgccctgtgattggctggcgaccaggccagggtgtacactgccccccccccccaatcaggcGGGCCAGGTTCCGGCTCATCTGCGACCATAACGAGTTATTGAAGATAATTGAACTCACTAATTTAACTTTactcctcagttggaaaagcgAGGGGAGAGAAGAGCCGAAGCTGAGAAACTGCTCGCACAAGCCCAGGAACTTGGTACAGAATTTCACCGACAAAAGAATCTCTATTtcaggacctttttttttttcatatttaagatTCTGTGTTAGCTTGtttgcagttattattattattattatttgatttttttttacaacttagGGGAGCAGGAAAACATTGACAAACTCACAAAGCGTCTTGTCAAAGTCACCAAGCAGCATAATGACGAGTGCAAGAAGCTGCTGAATCTGATGGGAGTGCCTTACATTGAGGTTAGTAGGaggtttgctttgctttacaaaTGTTCCCCTTTTTAATAAAGTAGATTTCAAAGCCGACCTACCCGGACGAGCACAACGACCTCTTTTATGACTAAAAGGAATCTGTAGAGGTGGATGAATAATCGAAGAACAGAACGGGAAGACACATGGCAATAAATCCCAAATGAAGGGGAACCGCACTTCGGGGTGACTAAAACTAGAACGTCATTTATAAAGGGTCCAAGCACCAGGCGGTGCATAACATCCAAAACTCACACAGTTGGCCGCCTTAAACAGTCGGAAAGCATTTGTTTCACCACCCGTCGCCACAAAACGGGGTGGACGGACGCACGTCTCGAAGAGCCATTTCCAAgaatgaacaggaagtcagcccgGAGCGATTGTAGCTTAAGAGGGTTAGGGGTACTGGGATTTATTTCAGGGGTGCTCCAAACGCCATCTTAAGTTAGCCTACTAATATTTAACCCCGAAGATTTGGAATGCAATATTGGACGTTTATCTTCAGCTCAATAGTTTGAATTTCCTGAGCTCAATAAAGCCCTTAAGATCCTTCGTCACGTTTATTTTCGAAccagtgaatcatctcaacgctactgtaattgataacatgaatcaacatttaatgCAGTTTACCATTTCAACGGCTTTTATACTCccatcttggtgatgaaaagtgtcCCTCGTGCCACTACACCGACAGCAGTATTACTGCTGCTGGCAAGAGCGTCATTATGTTAGCTGTTGACGCTAAAACAATCAGTCAAAATTCTATGGTGATGGCAGTTTTTCTCTTTCCCAattcaatgttaaaataaagCTTCATTGTTCATATGTATTCATCACAACGTTTAGGCCGGGTCTACAGGAAAGGATGGTCGCTGTCGTcgtaggctgtttcgtactccttgaacgctggcagctagaccCGGCCCACACATCCGCACACCGATGTGATTTCTGAATATTAGCAGCCCGAGTAGCGtttgtacttcatgtgtttgtAGGCCCCGTGTGAGGCGGAGGCCAGCTGCGCCGCTCTGGTCAAAGCAGGAAAGGTCTTTGCCACCGCAACGGAGGACATGGACGGGCTGACTTTCGGAACAAACGTCCTGCTAAGGCACCTCACGGCCAGCGAAGCAAAGTAATGTTGCTCTGTCGCAGTTTTGGGGCgcttttcatttcctctttAATCTTCTAAACAAAGGTTCTATTGAGAGTGCTGTTTAAATCCCAGTCATTTTAATTTGACTGTCAAATAACAGATTCAAGAAGAGAGTGTCTTCTCTCAGGATTAGCTACTACCGATCAATGCTAATGTTGCTGTTATAGAGTTGTGTGCAGTTTTTGGACAAACTTGTATTTTATTGGCTTGCCTTCCAAAAACTCCCTTTCGAAGAACGGTAGACATAAAAACGAAGAGTTTGTCGCGAAAACGGTACGAGCCTGGCACTTGCCGACGTGAAGTCGAGCATTCCTTACCTCTGTAAGGCAACGGCATAAGGTAAGATTTGTTTTcgagtttatttgtatagcctcTCCTTAAACCGTCACCTTATCGCGGCGGAGgggttttgtgtgtcccaatgatccgaggagctaagttgtctacggctttatgcccctggcagggtcatgGCGTGccaaacaggtcctcggtgagggaccagacaaaccacggctccaaagacccctatgcTGTTTACAAAGAATGGAATATATTTTTCCTTGCCTGGaagtgggtcaccggggccccccactggagccaggcctggagatgGGGCTCGAaaggcgagcgcccggtggCAGGGCCTGCTCCCATGCGACCCCGTGGATAGCGCGGGTCCCCCTccccatgggctcaccgcctgcgggaggggccataggggtctggtgcagtgtgagctgggcggtggccgaaggcagggaccttggcgctACGATCCCAGGCTAcaggtaccagtcctctcgagagggggtTGGAcgctcttccactctggagttgcgcACCGCGAGAGGTCCCAAGCGGGTGtgggtatatttattattatttattgattgattccACGCCTCCGTTGCTGAGACGGCCGACCGGAGCCGTGGCCGCGAGTCGGTCTgcgcctgtcgtggcggaaatccccgactCCAttgtggacaccagcggtgagggatgccgtaaAGCTGCAGGAGGGGTCCTATTCGGCCTTTTTTGGCACACGGGGACTCACGAGGAAGCCGATGGGTACCGGCCGGCcgagcggaatgcagctttggtggtcgctgaggcaaaaacccgggcgtaggaggagttcggtgaggccgcGGAGAACGACtaccggacggcttcgagggaattctggtccaccgtccggcagtctcaagagggggaagcagtgcaccatcaacactgtgtatagtggggatggggcactgctgacctcaacttgaGTTGTTGTGACGGGGTGGAGAGAATACTCGGAAGACCtcatcaattccaccgacacgccttcccatgaggaagcagagtctgggatctctgaggcgggctctcctctCTCTGGGGTTGAGGGCTTTTCGAACCGTGTCCCTCGGCGAGTCCCGCGGGGGGAGTTTGGGAGTACCGaactccctgatacgggctgtttgctAAGCTGCAAGGCGCAGATAGATCTACGTTCCttccctcacctacggtcacgagctgtgggtcgtgatcccggatacaagcggccgaaatgagtttcctccgcagggtgtccgggctctcccgtagagatggggtgagaagctcggtcgggCTCGGagcagagccgctgctcctccgcaatgagaggagccggatgaggtggctcgggcgtCCGTTtaggacgcctccccggtgaggtgttccgagcaCGTCCCACCGGTGACGATCCACGACACGCCGgtgagactacgtctctcggcttggatcccctcggaagagctggaggaagtggctggggagagggaagtctgggcttccccgctgcagctactgcccccgcaatcCGACCTTGGGTAaccggaagaaaatggatggatggatggatggtttagtgTTAGTGTTCTGAAAAGTGCTCGAGACGGTCACTGTGTGCTTCCACTAGAATTTCGAcattttggttgttttcttCACATTGTTAACgttgcactgtgtttgttcCTGCActgaaaatgtctgttttcTAGGAAGCTTCCAGTCCAAGAGTTCCACTTCAGTCGCATTCTGCAGGACATTAACCTGACAAATGAACAGGTATCAATGAACAGTGTTGTCATGGGATATTTTTTAGTTTGGTGATTGGATGATGGTTGAAAACCTGAAATGTCAGGCTGCGGGACCTCTTGGCCCCTCCGTTTGCAATCAATTCTTACCTTCTTAACGTGTTACCTACCAGTTCATAGACCTGTGCATTCTGCTGGGATGCGACTACTGCGGCACCATCAAGGGGATCGGTCCCAAGCGAGCCGTCGACCTGATCAAGCAGCACGGCAGCATCGAGGAGATCCTAGAAAACGTCGACTCGAATGTAAGGTTGATAAAGATAAAAGGGTGCCGTTttgaaatggtgatttcatttattaagggggggaaaaaaacgattcAAAGTTACCAGTTACCAAAATATGACatgatgaataaattataataggGAGGTTCTGTTCAATCACCTCGTATAAcaagcaatgagtctttcacatctctgtggagatattttagcCCACcttttccttgcagaattgtttgaatttagcAAAAGTGAAGGCTTTTCGAGCACGAGCGGCCTTTTAAGGTCACGCCACTGCATTTCAGTCTGGACTTCGATGAGGCCACTCCGcaacctttgttttttttttaaatgttttttttttttttgacttgtgaCTGAAGGGTCACCGGTTCGAGTCCCGAAGTGTCGAAGTGTCCTCGGGCAAGACGGCGAACtataatttcttcttcttcttttttttttgtgagatcacgtgtgacCACGTGAGATTTCGCGTTTGGCGTTCAATGTTGATATTATCGGAGAACACCAAAAGTGTTAAATGGCAGCTTTTTCAAATCTTTGCGTGTGGGCTCAGTCAAAGATATCTTTTAAGATTTCACAAGTCTGTGTGTGCCAGGCCGTACGCTTTGGTACCATATGTGGCAATCGGGGGAATCATTGCACCGTGTCTGCTACTGCAAAGGTTCCATCTCGTCTGTTTTTGGCCGCTTTGCTTGGCCGGGTCACTCTTGTTAAAAGAGGTTTTCATTTCAATTGTGTTCatttggttaaataaaggatgggattgattgattgattgattgattgattatttcTGACGCGTAGAAGCACCCGGCTCCCGAGGACTGGCTGTACAAGGAGGCCAGGGACCTGTTTCTGAAGCCCGAAGTGGTGGATTGTTCCACAGTGGCGCTGAAGTGGAACGAGCCGGACGAGGACGGGCTGCTGCGCTTCATGTGCGAAGAAAAGCAGTTCAGGTGAAACGCAAGCACCCGCCCACcctccatccgttttctgtagcgctatcgcgggtgagctggatcctatcccagcgcACTTCGCGGCATACGCCCTGcgatcatcagaatcagaacatgtgaacattttcacaaaagcaaactttcttaaatgcaagaggACGTTTGACTTGAGACTGACCACTCGCATTAATGAGTTGATCTTACGTCCGTGTAGTGAAGACAGGATCCGCAACGGGTGCAAGAAGATCGTAAAGAGCCGGCAAGGGAGCACGCAAGGACGACTGGACTCCTTCTTCTCAGTCACTGGGTCGCTGTCGTCCAAACGGAAGGTACTGTACGTTGAAGTGAAGTACACGTTGTGTGAGACAATGCCGGTTCAAAGGAAGCCCTGCGGTCAAACACAATCCATTTTCCGCAGCGCTTGTACGCATGAGGGCTTCCCGCTCGTTGTTGCGATCGCATTGTTTTGCACCGGAGTCCCAGTCGCTCGGTTCGAGTATTTGCCGACGCCGGGTCCTGATCCGACAACCGGATCAGGACCCGGCGTGGGCGATCGGCGATAGCGTCCGCCTCACGGTTccgaggtccggggttcaatccccgtccccgcctgtgaaagtttttttttactttcctttgctgtttgtttgtgtacttgtaacttttttttttttttttttaatgatattcCAAATGATGACTTCAGGGGTGTTAACCTTTCACAGGATTTCTTTGAAAAAGAACTATTGGCTCTTTTCCGATCAAATATCACATAACAGTTTATCGTGAGACAATGTAGCTGCTACTTATGCTCACTGACGGTTATTGCTGTGTTATTGCCTTTCTGACCAACTTTTATTGATTTATAGGAGCCTGAAGCAAAAGGATCCGTTAAAAAGAAGCTGAAGACTGGCGCTACACCGGGAAAATTCAAAAAAGCCAAATGAAAAACcgcttactttttttccctctctttcaAGCATGTTTAAAtgatgtttttcatattttatggaataaatgctcgtTGAAAGTAGTGtcattcgctttttttttttttttttccatttgagctTTGGGGTGGGGTCAGAGCCAGAGGTGGGCACACTTTTGTACTCCAAGGAATTTTGCAAATTTACAAATGGGCAACGttatttgtagatgaggttaataataacaaatatacaTCTAAAACATCGTATTTTGATCAAATGATTCGTGGGTCATAGCTTCGTAATTTTCCAGGAGGAGAAGGACGTCGTCTCTGCAGCGTAGCCTGGGTCGTGCCCGGtagggacgtgcccggaacgccTCGCCGGGGAGGCGTTAAACAGCACAACAGTAAGTTCACCAGTGAGATTACAAAATCAGAAACAAGACTGCAGCGCATATAAAAAGtaaacacacccctgttcaaatgccgggtttttgtcatgtaaaataattttgaccaaTATAAATCATTTTCCAGCTTTTTCCTCCATTACTGTGACCAAGAATTTGCACAACTCAACCGATTTATTTTTGTACGCGATTGACTTGGGCTTGCCGTTGAACTTgcccaggtcaccattgcaaaagagatcttttacctggttaaataaagtttatcagcttGCACAAGGGTGCACTCCCTCCTCAAACTGGCATGTGTGGCGGTGTTACGCAATAACGGATGACattcaaaccccccccccccccccccccaacaacacgcacatctgccaccatttcaatttttaggTGCCCCAAACCAACAACACTTGCACGGGCCTCACAGAAACATtctttgctttatccactaaaatgactgaatgaagaagctgcttgctgaccagacttattgcgaaagtgtttgtgtgtgagagagagagagaaacgagGCGCCCCCGGCCATCGATCGGAAAAACCTTCTGTCAGGACCcggtgtgtttgttgtgttcacTGCTGTGATGGGTGCAGACGACAAATattcatgaacatgcatgtttgtgacaataaagatgatgattcttcatttcattaattgtttttaattattattattgttgtgtgACCCATTTCATTGTATATATTTCTTCAGAGAAATCAATAATAggcactttgagacataaattcATTGCACTgtagtatgtaaaaaaaaaaaaaaaagttgcacagAACTTTATAAAATACCTGGAAAAGAGTAGATCACAGTTATACTTATTGGTCcatcattttaaaattcaaGTCACCTGgaattatacaa
The genomic region above belongs to Phycodurus eques isolate BA_2022a chromosome 21, UOR_Pequ_1.1, whole genome shotgun sequence and contains:
- the fen1 gene encoding flap endonuclease 1, translating into MGIHGLAKLIADQAPNAIKEQDFKNYFGRKIAVDASMCIYQFLIAVRQDGNVLQNEDGETTSHLMGMFYRTIRMLEHGIKPVYVFDGKPPQLKSGELEKRGERRAEAEKLLAQAQELGEQENIDKLTKRLVKVTKQHNDECKKLLNLMGVPYIEAPCEAEASCAALVKAGKVFATATEDMDGLTFGTNVLLRHLTASEAKKLPVQEFHFSRILQDINLTNEQFIDLCILLGCDYCGTIKGIGPKRAVDLIKQHGSIEEILENVDSNKHPAPEDWLYKEARDLFLKPEVVDCSTVALKWNEPDEDGLLRFMCEEKQFSEDRIRNGCKKIVKSRQGSTQGRLDSFFSVTGSLSSKRKEPEAKGSVKKKLKTGATPGKFKKAK